Proteins from a genomic interval of Desulfovibrio piger:
- a CDS encoding TrbC/VirB2 family protein → MLRKKYSLFFIALAAVVVAFPEMALASGGITEFSSPLEKVVNTITGPAGKYISIVAMAICGLIFIMNKDDISGGFKLLLSVVFGISFIAFAGSMVNSIFSFSGAVL, encoded by the coding sequence ATGCTCAGAAAGAAATATTCCTTGTTCTTTATCGCCTTGGCGGCCGTAGTCGTGGCTTTCCCTGAAATGGCTCTGGCCAGTGGCGGGATCACAGAATTTTCCAGCCCTCTCGAAAAGGTTGTCAATACTATCACAGGACCCGCCGGTAAATACATCAGCATCGTGGCGATGGCGATCTGCGGCCTCATCTTCATCATGAATAAAGATGATATTTCAGGCGGTTTCAAGCTGTTGTTGTCGGTTGTCTTCGGCATCTCGTTCATCGCGTTTGCTGGTAGCATGGTAAATTCGATCTTCAGCTTTTCCGGGGCTGTTTTGTAA
- a CDS encoding helix-turn-helix domain-containing protein has product MENTFAPRGCIRGPILPRFVLTMDMSPGAKTIYAILCDIAADKDHCWPSHARLAELLHCSVSSVKNWLRELVTHKLIAIRRNAARTSTYYMLKPSMLQASGAAFIGKAQEANFTSCQTKFAYRKNFKKDSILPPTPPTQAAGSSSLALTFPRPRPCRGDGGDFSLADSSFEQFCQRYPRKEAKELARAVWHRLWRRGSLPGLDVLFQSLIRFRKSLSWQREHGRFIPLLVNWLRGQRWLDDLQSGGQASLPAAPDSERDRRIKQQTDALEKRWQRTEPELEAMRPVFESFLSRFDDGQQKRGPAWGLWTLLWRKGKAPSAADVPAVNTGVLEFLHSVRYGFSF; this is encoded by the coding sequence ATGGAAAATACGTTTGCACCACGCGGCTGCATTCGCGGCCCGATTTTACCTCGTTTTGTTTTGACTATGGATATGTCTCCGGGCGCAAAAACCATCTACGCAATCCTGTGTGACATTGCTGCTGACAAAGACCATTGCTGGCCGTCTCACGCGCGGCTTGCCGAACTCCTGCATTGCAGCGTCTCCAGCGTCAAAAACTGGCTGCGGGAACTTGTCACGCACAAGCTCATTGCGATCCGCCGGAATGCGGCCCGGACTTCCACATATTATATGCTCAAGCCTTCTATGCTTCAGGCTTCTGGTGCTGCCTTCATCGGCAAGGCCCAAGAGGCAAACTTTACCTCTTGCCAGACAAAGTTTGCCTACAGAAAGAACTTTAAGAAAGACTCCATATTACCCCCCACTCCCCCCACGCAGGCGGCTGGTTCCTCCTCCTTGGCTCTAACCTTTCCACGTCCACGCCCCTGCCGGGGCGATGGGGGGGATTTTTCTCTTGCCGATTCTTCATTCGAGCAGTTCTGTCAGCGCTATCCACGCAAAGAAGCCAAGGAGCTTGCGCGTGCCGTCTGGCATCGTCTTTGGCGGCGTGGCTCATTGCCCGGCCTTGATGTCCTGTTTCAATCGCTGATCCGTTTCCGAAAAAGCCTGAGCTGGCAGCGCGAACATGGGCGGTTTATCCCGCTACTGGTGAATTGGCTGCGCGGCCAGCGTTGGCTGGATGACCTTCAGTCCGGGGGGCAAGCGTCTCTACCTGCTGCACCGGATTCAGAGCGGGACAGACGTATCAAGCAGCAGACGGATGCGTTGGAAAAACGCTGGCAACGTACCGAGCCTGAACTGGAGGCAATGCGGCCCGTATTTGAGTCGTTTCTGTCTCGTTTCGACGATGGTCAACAAAAACGCGGTCCCGCTTGGGGTCTATGGACTCTGCTCTGGCGGAAGGGAAAAGCCCCTTCGGCTGCGGATGTACCGGCGGTCAATACTGGAGTCTTGGAGTTCCTGCATTCTGTGCGGTACGGATTTTCATTTTGA
- a CDS encoding TraK family protein, whose translation MESKRLRLTPGMARVEFLAVKDEVENLLARGYLLKPAYAQLTKEKRISMTYDTFRRYARKYFPGGKNEQTGKLKRTDTRSKHPLGAELPPSPAAPAKSPRTTSDGPRMIVPQNKSFQDSSVPDVADLLQVSKEEE comes from the coding sequence ATGGAAAGCAAGAGATTGCGATTAACCCCCGGTATGGCGCGGGTCGAGTTCCTGGCGGTCAAAGACGAGGTGGAAAACCTGCTGGCCAGAGGCTACCTGCTGAAACCGGCTTATGCGCAGCTGACGAAAGAAAAACGGATCAGCATGACCTACGACACGTTCCGTCGATACGCCCGAAAATATTTCCCCGGCGGGAAAAATGAACAAACAGGGAAGCTGAAGAGAACTGACACTCGGTCAAAACACCCTCTGGGGGCGGAGCTTCCCCCGTCCCCGGCTGCACCGGCAAAAAGCCCACGCACGACTTCCGACGGCCCCCGCATGATCGTGCCACAAAACAAATCCTTTCAGGACAGCTCCGTTCCAGACGTGGCCGATCTCCTGCAAGTGAGTAAGGAGGAAGAATAA
- a CDS encoding TcpQ domain-containing protein, protein MKKYILLLLCLAIASGSGCLHQRSASGSFDGLSNDYGNDARILAEQAAEELSRRHAPAHTAIALHRAPGTFGETLEQRLREDGFALNPSGLEVSYSLDVMDGNGTPALGYAQIRCSDGELFSMTREVVKGLDAPVEDKQPVSSRPLPGYPSADTQALPSKEPAVKTPDPTPVAAQAPQVKTYPVRKTGTAAAIARRNRVPVKDFCRWNCVGANATLMKGYQVYLSEPPAGTIPVAAPVPVPEHTEPVSAPTPVPAPAVLPTKTQTSPSLTLEKTQPGKPVPYTPISATPPVPGSNPPAPEKPAEVPAATPAVVMPAVSTTLETPVEVPVWEIHKREMLRSTMEGWAAVAGYSLIWNAQHDYEMRSDATFRGEFLDAVKHFFAALQANGLALRVTIYQGNKVMEVSEH, encoded by the coding sequence ATGAAAAAATATATCCTTTTGCTCCTTTGCCTTGCGATTGCATCAGGCTCAGGCTGCCTTCATCAGCGCAGTGCGTCAGGCTCTTTTGATGGGCTGAGTAACGATTACGGCAATGACGCCCGCATCCTTGCGGAACAAGCGGCTGAGGAATTGAGCCGTCGTCATGCTCCCGCTCACACTGCAATCGCGCTGCATCGTGCCCCTGGGACGTTTGGGGAGACGTTGGAACAGCGACTTCGGGAGGATGGTTTTGCCTTGAACCCATCTGGTCTTGAGGTGAGCTACAGTCTTGATGTGATGGACGGCAATGGAACGCCTGCTCTGGGATATGCCCAGATTCGCTGTTCCGATGGTGAGCTGTTCAGCATGACTCGCGAAGTCGTGAAAGGGCTGGATGCGCCTGTTGAAGACAAACAACCCGTTTCTTCACGCCCTTTGCCTGGCTACCCGTCGGCGGACACACAAGCTCTTCCCTCCAAGGAACCTGCCGTGAAAACGCCAGACCCGACGCCGGTTGCGGCTCAGGCCCCGCAAGTAAAAACCTATCCGGTGAGAAAGACCGGGACTGCGGCAGCCATAGCTCGGCGGAACCGCGTACCGGTGAAGGATTTCTGCCGATGGAACTGCGTTGGAGCCAATGCGACCTTGATGAAGGGCTATCAGGTCTATTTGTCTGAGCCTCCAGCGGGAACAATTCCGGTAGCTGCCCCTGTACCTGTGCCTGAGCATACTGAACCGGTATCCGCACCAACACCTGTACCGGCTCCAGCGGTACTGCCTACGAAAACCCAGACCTCTCCTTCCCTGACCCTGGAAAAAACACAGCCGGGTAAGCCTGTCCCCTATACACCAATTTCCGCGACACCTCCCGTTCCAGGGAGCAATCCCCCTGCTCCGGAGAAGCCCGCGGAAGTTCCCGCAGCGACTCCCGCGGTCGTCATGCCCGCAGTGAGCACGACGCTGGAGACACCTGTAGAGGTGCCCGTATGGGAAATTCATAAACGGGAAATGCTCCGTTCGACAATGGAAGGCTGGGCTGCTGTTGCCGGGTACAGCCTGATCTGGAATGCCCAGCATGACTATGAAATGCGGAGCGACGCGACATTCAGGGGTGAGTTCCTGGATGCCGTCAAGCACTTCTTTGCCGCTCTTCAGGCCAACGGCCTGGCTCTGCGCGTAACGATCTACCAAGGAAACAAGGTGATGGAAGTATCTGAGCATTAA
- a CDS encoding P-loop NTPase, translating to MATIHLILQGKGGVGKSMIAVMLYQALRHAEKEVIAFDTDPVNATLASFPEFDVTKLDVMKDGNIEPRKFDELLEALSQAPDNAHVIVDNGASSFIALASYLSDNDFIDLLEDQGHRVFLHTIVTGGQAMGDTLQGLARMAINFPRSPLVVWLNPYFGDIAIDGAGFEHFKIYKEYAHQFHALISLPQGNKALIGKDLEELFARRQSFEAGINGSSTHIAVKARLRRYWNQILACIEQAGIM from the coding sequence ATGGCGACTATCCACTTGATCCTGCAAGGCAAGGGCGGTGTCGGCAAATCCATGATTGCGGTCATGCTTTACCAGGCGCTGCGCCATGCCGAGAAAGAAGTCATTGCGTTTGATACTGATCCAGTTAACGCCACTCTGGCGTCTTTCCCGGAATTTGATGTGACCAAACTGGATGTGATGAAGGACGGGAATATCGAGCCGCGTAAGTTTGATGAACTTCTGGAAGCTCTTTCGCAGGCTCCCGACAACGCCCATGTCATCGTAGACAATGGAGCATCGTCATTCATCGCTCTGGCATCCTATCTGTCCGATAACGACTTCATTGATCTGCTTGAAGATCAAGGGCACCGGGTTTTCCTCCATACTATCGTGACCGGTGGCCAGGCTATGGGAGACACGCTCCAGGGTCTGGCCCGGATGGCCATTAACTTCCCCCGATCTCCTTTGGTTGTCTGGTTGAATCCTTACTTCGGGGACATCGCCATTGATGGGGCCGGATTTGAGCACTTTAAAATCTACAAAGAGTATGCCCATCAGTTCCATGCCCTGATTTCGTTGCCCCAAGGCAACAAAGCCCTGATTGGCAAAGACCTGGAAGAGCTGTTTGCCCGACGCCAAAGTTTTGAGGCTGGCATCAATGGCAGCTCTACTCATATCGCTGTCAAAGCCCGCCTACGCCGTTACTGGAATCAAATCCTCGCCTGTATTGAACAGGCTGGAATCATGTAG
- the trbD gene encoding conjugal transfer protein TrbD produces the protein MEQRHIPVHQSLHRHNLVLGAERELAMTSALIALLVGVGGMTAISGLAALLFWISSIFILRRMARIDPLMSKVWMRHIKQQILYQSKSSRWRSQKAFGNK, from the coding sequence ATGGAGCAACGTCACATTCCTGTCCATCAATCTCTGCACAGACACAATCTTGTACTAGGGGCGGAACGCGAATTGGCGATGACGAGCGCATTGATCGCCTTGCTGGTTGGAGTGGGAGGAATGACGGCTATTTCTGGGCTGGCAGCGCTGCTGTTCTGGATCTCCTCAATCTTTATCTTACGCCGTATGGCCAGGATTGATCCTTTGATGAGTAAGGTTTGGATGCGCCACATCAAGCAACAGATTCTTTACCAGTCAAAGTCAAGCCGCTGGCGAAGTCAAAAAGCCTTCGGCAACAAGTGA
- the trbB gene encoding P-type conjugative transfer ATPase TrbB, with protein MDERLLESLEYNCGPLIMDALRDDSVIEIMLNPDGALWIERYGQDQECVGTLSLPQGKLILSLVASALNQTVDARHPVIEGSFPLDGSRFEGTFPPIVGPGASFSLRKKASRVIQLSEYLNQGVIGPEVPDIIRTAILERKNIVVVGGTSSGKTTFVNAIIHELDQLCPHDRLLILEDTAELQSKAPNSVFFLTSELAGIGMRQLTKVCMRYAPRRILVGEVRDSAALELLKLWNTGHPGGIGTFHADSAEEALERLEELVEEAGVGSKQKLIGRAVDLVIFMEKTRQNTRRVSSIISVDHFDSKENRYETQIIYTSI; from the coding sequence ATGGATGAGCGTCTGCTGGAAAGCCTTGAATACAACTGCGGGCCACTGATTATGGATGCCCTGCGGGATGATAGTGTCATTGAAATCATGCTCAATCCTGATGGCGCTCTTTGGATCGAGCGGTACGGCCAGGATCAGGAGTGTGTCGGCACGCTCTCCCTGCCCCAAGGCAAACTGATCCTGTCCCTTGTGGCCAGTGCCTTGAACCAAACAGTGGATGCCCGCCATCCGGTGATTGAAGGCAGCTTTCCACTGGATGGCTCTCGTTTTGAGGGGACATTTCCGCCCATTGTAGGGCCAGGTGCATCCTTCTCCCTGCGCAAGAAAGCATCGCGAGTCATACAGCTCTCCGAATATCTCAACCAGGGTGTCATCGGCCCGGAAGTCCCGGACATTATCCGCACGGCCATCCTGGAGCGAAAAAACATCGTCGTTGTCGGGGGCACCTCCAGCGGCAAGACGACTTTCGTGAATGCCATCATCCACGAGCTGGATCAGCTCTGTCCCCATGATCGTCTTCTGATCCTGGAAGATACGGCAGAGCTTCAGTCCAAAGCTCCTAACTCTGTGTTTTTTCTGACGTCTGAACTGGCAGGCATCGGTATGCGGCAGCTTACCAAAGTCTGTATGCGCTACGCCCCCCGGCGAATTTTGGTTGGAGAAGTCCGGGACAGTGCTGCCTTGGAGCTGCTGAAGCTCTGGAATACTGGTCATCCCGGCGGCATCGGCACGTTCCACGCGGACAGTGCTGAAGAAGCCCTTGAGCGCCTGGAAGAGCTGGTGGAAGAAGCTGGCGTCGGCTCCAAGCAAAAGCTCATAGGCCGTGCGGTTGATCTTGTCATCTTCATGGAGAAGACAAGACAAAATACACGTAGAGTTTCTTCCATAATCAGCGTGGATCATTTTGATTCAAAAGAAAACCGTTATGAAACTCAAATCATATATACGTCGATATAA
- a CDS encoding pilus assembly protein — translation MKTSRIICSIMLLLLGVALVGCSHKNAPDQELIEGKGKDFTTLSRSKAVDVVAEPYVGVKAVPIRADEASQAELNTRVMLRKRGTLSDIAATITDLTALTVQVGADPAPISKGGKPAKAGTPPALELPDLLDPGASGGSRLLNVSYEGPLRGLLDHVAVASGYGWDFDSKTKTVVFSRLVVRTFTILGAPGKREYKDQITNKSRETSRSSIGGSNINQTVATSDTSSQTAQSNTTNYKFDIWADTEKAVKELLSSEGSVVGNQAAGTITVRDYADNVRQVEKYIADINKRLSRQVALTVHVWALEVTDTNEAGIDMQVLFANDDVSVVAGSLASLGSSSSASATIVNGKLKNSTGVLRALKAWGNATQVTSGGGLVLSNQPVPIQAIKRIAYLAGSSSSQSDYGQTTEITPGEVTTGFAMTVIPHILDRRRVLLQYSINLSNLDELTEFTTSDLTVQLPKTSTRAFSQRSTMQLGQTLVLAGFQDQAQQLSKSLGLLNFGGSGEYAKTLLVITIEVEAAGGGTED, via the coding sequence ATGAAAACAAGCCGCATCATTTGCAGCATCATGCTTCTGCTCCTCGGCGTGGCTCTGGTTGGTTGTTCTCATAAGAACGCTCCTGACCAGGAACTGATCGAGGGTAAGGGGAAGGATTTCACGACACTCTCACGGTCGAAAGCCGTTGATGTCGTCGCGGAACCTTACGTTGGGGTTAAGGCCGTGCCCATTCGTGCTGATGAGGCCTCACAGGCGGAACTGAATACCAGGGTCATGCTGCGCAAGCGCGGCACATTGAGTGATATTGCTGCAACTATAACCGATTTGACCGCGTTGACTGTCCAGGTCGGCGCTGATCCCGCTCCCATCAGTAAGGGGGGAAAGCCCGCAAAAGCTGGCACGCCTCCCGCCCTTGAATTGCCTGACTTGCTTGATCCCGGAGCCAGCGGCGGTTCGCGTTTACTCAATGTATCCTATGAGGGGCCGCTGCGTGGCCTTCTGGATCATGTGGCAGTCGCTAGTGGGTACGGGTGGGATTTCGACTCCAAGACAAAAACTGTTGTATTCTCACGCCTTGTCGTGCGGACATTTACGATTCTGGGCGCTCCAGGCAAGCGGGAATACAAAGATCAGATTACCAACAAATCCAGGGAAACGTCGCGCTCCAGCATCGGGGGCAGCAATATCAACCAGACGGTAGCGACTTCCGACACGTCGAGCCAGACGGCACAGTCCAACACGACGAATTACAAGTTCGACATTTGGGCGGATACCGAAAAGGCTGTCAAAGAGCTGTTGTCTTCCGAAGGGAGTGTCGTCGGCAATCAGGCTGCTGGAACCATCACTGTCCGGGACTATGCGGATAACGTCCGGCAGGTGGAGAAGTACATCGCGGACATAAACAAACGCTTGTCCCGCCAGGTCGCGTTGACCGTGCATGTCTGGGCTCTGGAAGTCACGGACACCAATGAGGCCGGTATCGACATGCAGGTACTGTTCGCCAACGACGATGTTTCCGTGGTCGCAGGCAGTCTGGCCTCTCTCGGCAGTAGCTCGTCCGCCTCGGCTACCATCGTCAACGGCAAGCTGAAGAACTCCACCGGCGTTCTGCGTGCTTTGAAGGCATGGGGCAATGCCACACAGGTTACGTCCGGGGGCGGTCTTGTTCTCTCCAACCAGCCTGTTCCGATCCAGGCCATCAAACGCATTGCCTATCTGGCAGGGTCATCTTCATCGCAATCGGACTATGGTCAGACGACGGAAATCACTCCAGGGGAAGTGACGACGGGCTTTGCCATGACTGTGATCCCTCACATTCTGGATCGGCGGCGGGTACTCCTCCAGTACAGCATCAACCTCTCCAACCTGGACGAGTTGACCGAATTTACTACCAGTGATTTGACCGTCCAGCTTCCCAAAACAAGCACGCGGGCGTTCAGCCAGAGAAGCACTATGCAACTTGGGCAGACTCTTGTGCTGGCCGGATTCCAAGATCAGGCCCAACAGCTTTCCAAGTCTCTGGGGTTATTAAATTTCGGTGGCTCCGGGGAGTACGCCAAGACATTACTGGTTATCACGATTGAAGTCGAAGCCGCCGGTGGCGGGACAGAGGATTAG
- a CDS encoding sulfite exporter TauE/SafE family protein, with the protein MPDALDIFVFVCWFAGGFVSGVSGIGGTMFAFPFLALAIPMHALIPLSCLVCFFKDACMIAMHVRFCRFDAMPWLLLGAVPGSFAGVYLLQICSGAVLQGIVGILLLFFVYWQLYVHGGRGGGARLQPVGVACGFGAGLLGTGIALDGPPMAAFGLAVGWEPRVFLGTVSVFFMLRGIITLVLQWWHGFFTPEVLGMAMYGTPGVMLGSLAAFPVVKRINVLLFRRVLLAIIAICGVVCLVRSIW; encoded by the coding sequence ATGCCCGATGCACTTGATATCTTTGTTTTTGTCTGCTGGTTCGCCGGTGGTTTCGTCTCCGGTGTCAGCGGCATCGGCGGCACCATGTTCGCCTTTCCCTTCCTGGCGCTGGCCATCCCCATGCACGCGCTCATCCCTCTGAGCTGCCTGGTCTGCTTTTTCAAGGATGCCTGCATGATCGCCATGCATGTGCGCTTCTGCCGCTTCGATGCCATGCCCTGGCTGCTGCTGGGCGCGGTGCCCGGCTCCTTTGCGGGCGTCTATCTGCTGCAGATCTGTTCCGGCGCCGTCCTGCAGGGCATCGTGGGCATCCTGCTGCTGTTCTTCGTGTACTGGCAGCTCTATGTGCATGGGGGGCGCGGCGGCGGGGCCCGCTTGCAGCCGGTGGGCGTGGCCTGCGGCTTCGGCGCCGGTCTGCTGGGCACGGGCATCGCCCTGGACGGGCCGCCCATGGCCGCCTTTGGCCTGGCCGTGGGCTGGGAGCCGCGTGTCTTTCTGGGCACGGTGAGCGTCTTCTTCATGCTGCGCGGCATCATCACTCTGGTGCTGCAGTGGTGGCACGGCTTTTTCACGCCCGAGGTGCTGGGCATGGCCATGTACGGGACGCCCGGCGTGATGCTGGGCAGCCTGGCGGCCTTCCCTGTGGTCAAGCGCATCAACGTGCTTTTGTTCCGCCGTGTCCTGCTGGCCATCATCGCCATCTGCGGCGTGGTCTGCCTGGTGCGCTCCATCTGGTAG